Proteins from a single region of Undibacterium sp. KW1:
- the pyrF gene encoding orotidine-5'-phosphate decarboxylase: MTFIEKLSAAWTANNSLLCVGLDPDVSRFPADLAGKPDAIYTFCKTVVDATADLGCSFKPQIAYFAALRAEDQLEEICRYIKTTYPNIPVILDAKRGDIGATAEQYAREAFERYDADAVTVNPYMGFDSVAPYLEWKDRGAIVLCRTSNAGGSDLQFLDVGGKPLYQHVAQLVADKWNTNGQCALVVGATFPKELAQVRSVIDDMPLLVPGIGAQGGDIAATVQAGKTATGTGMMINSSRAILYAQPAVGESAADAVRRVALETRDAINLHRQ, from the coding sequence GTGACTTTCATAGAAAAACTTTCCGCTGCCTGGACAGCCAATAATTCGCTGTTGTGCGTAGGCCTGGACCCTGATGTCAGCCGCTTCCCTGCTGATCTGGCCGGTAAGCCGGATGCTATTTATACATTCTGTAAAACCGTGGTTGATGCGACTGCTGACCTTGGTTGCTCCTTTAAACCACAGATTGCCTATTTTGCCGCCCTGCGCGCAGAAGATCAGCTCGAAGAAATCTGCCGTTATATCAAGACTACCTATCCAAATATTCCGGTGATACTTGATGCCAAGCGTGGCGACATCGGCGCAACAGCAGAGCAATATGCACGTGAAGCTTTCGAGCGCTATGACGCCGACGCAGTGACAGTCAATCCTTACATGGGTTTTGATTCAGTTGCGCCTTACCTGGAATGGAAAGACCGTGGTGCCATCGTGCTGTGCCGCACTTCCAATGCAGGCGGCTCTGATCTGCAATTTCTTGATGTCGGTGGCAAACCGCTGTATCAACATGTGGCACAACTGGTGGCGGATAAATGGAATACCAATGGCCAGTGTGCGCTGGTGGTGGGGGCTACCTTCCCGAAAGAACTCGCGCAGGTGCGCTCTGTCATCGATGACATGCCTTTGCTGGTGCCGGGCATAGGTGCGCAGGGCGGTGATATTGCAGCGACTGTGCAGGCAGGTAAAACAGCAACTGGCACAGGCATGATGATCAATTCTTCACGCGCCATTTTGTATGCCCAGCCAGCAGTTGGTGAAAGTGCTGCTGATGCCGTTCGCCGTGTAGCGCTGGAAACGCGCGATGCAATCAACCTGCATCGCCAATAA
- a CDS encoding YcnI family protein, giving the protein MKKFLFISMFTASSLLAQAAHAHVTLEQATAAAGTYHKLTFKIGHGCEGSATNAVRVSIPENVSGAKPMPKAGWKIDTSIQPLSVPYNSHGKTITQDVREVSWTGGPLPDAYYDEFSIQVKLPEKAGKVYFKVTQLCEKGRLDWVEIPADGQTAKGLKTPAPVLEVLEKAEAGHHH; this is encoded by the coding sequence ATGAAAAAATTTCTGTTTATCAGCATGTTCACCGCAAGTAGCCTGCTGGCGCAGGCAGCCCATGCCCACGTCACGCTGGAGCAGGCTACTGCCGCCGCAGGCACCTACCATAAGCTGACATTCAAAATCGGCCATGGTTGTGAGGGCAGTGCCACTAATGCGGTCAGGGTCAGCATTCCTGAAAATGTCAGCGGTGCCAAACCCATGCCCAAGGCGGGCTGGAAAATCGATACCAGCATACAGCCGCTCAGCGTGCCTTATAACTCACACGGTAAAACTATCACTCAGGATGTGCGTGAAGTCAGCTGGACTGGTGGCCCCTTGCCTGATGCTTATTATGATGAGTTTTCGATACAGGTGAAATTGCCAGAGAAAGCAGGCAAGGTGTATTTCAAGGTGACACAGTTATGTGAAAAAGGCAGGCTGGACTGGGTGGAAATCCCGGCAGATGGCCAGACTGCCAAGGGCTTGAAAACACCAGCGCCAGTGTTGGAGGTTCTGGAAAAAGCGGAAGCCGGGCATCATCATTAA
- a CDS encoding hydantoinase B/oxoprolinase family protein, which produces MNEQKQAHNDFVEDQRWQFWIDRGGTFTDIVARRPDGKLLTHKLLSENPEQYKDAAVAGIQGLLGLSPDQNISPELVSAVKMGTTVATNALLERKGDPTALIITKGFRDALRIAYQNRPRLFDRHIVLPELLYEKVVEVDERIDAHGNVLQALDEAAVKKELAALYKDGYRALAIVLMHGYRHTQHEDIIGELAAKAGFTQISISNQVSPMMKLISRGDTTVVDAYLSPILRRYVDQVASKMDGVRLFFMQSNGGLTDALRFQGKDSILSGPAGGIVGMVRTAQTAGFDKIIGFDMGGTSTDVSHYAGEFEREFETQVAGVRMRAPMMSIHTVAAGGGSILHFDGTRYRVGPDSAGANPGPTSYRRGGQLAVTDCNVMLGKIQPTYFPKVFGPKADMSLDRDAVVEKFTAMAADIEKATGIRKSPEEVAEGFIEIAVGNMANAIKFISVQRGHDVTDYTLTTFGGAGGQHACLVADALGMTKVFAHPFSGVLSAYGMGLADQTAMRELAMELPLAPTSIPALEKELARLSDAASNDLLSQGVAPEHLSVKQRVHLRYEGTDSVIVVAMQDIASMIYQFESAYKKRYSFLMSNKQLVIEAISVEAIGSSGEGNESVEYLPPRENNQALQPVEIVKLFSGGQWHDTGLYGRDDMRPGDKIKGPAIIAEKNATNIIEPGWGAEVTALNHLVFTRLEARPKRQAIGTKADPVMLEVFNNLFMSIAEQMGLRLQNTAFSVNIKERLDFSCALFDAEGNLIANAPHIPVHLGSMGDSIKTIIRANAGSMQPGDVYMLNDPYNGGTHLPDVTVITPAFNAEGTEVLFYVGSRGHHADIGGITPGSMPADSTVVEEEGVLINNFKLVSAGKFLEKETIALLSSGKYPCRNIHQNLADFQAQIAANQKGVDELLKMVQHYGLDVVQAYMGHVQDNAEEAVRRVITALQDSSYEYKLDNGAIIKVAIRVDHASRSAEVDFTGTSPQLNNNFNAPSAICMAAVLYVFRTLIDDDIPLNAGCLKPLKVIIPEGSMLNPRYPAAVVSGNVETSSCITNALYGALGVVASSPGTMNNFTFGNDDYQYYETISGGSGAGEGFNGTDVVQTHMTNSRLTDPEILEWRYPVRLESYEIKPDSGGAGRWHGGNGGVRKIRFLENMTASILSNNRVYAPFGAAGGAAGACGKNYVIRNDGSTEELGFVASTDMQPGDIFVIETPGGGGYGKA; this is translated from the coding sequence ATGAACGAACAGAAACAGGCACACAATGACTTCGTTGAAGATCAACGCTGGCAATTCTGGATAGATAGAGGTGGTACGTTTACTGATATCGTAGCGCGCCGCCCGGATGGCAAATTACTGACCCATAAACTGCTGTCAGAAAATCCTGAACAATATAAAGATGCTGCCGTTGCAGGCATACAAGGCCTGTTGGGTTTGAGCCCTGACCAGAATATCTCGCCTGAGCTGGTGTCTGCAGTCAAGATGGGAACCACCGTTGCCACCAATGCCCTGCTGGAACGCAAAGGCGACCCAACCGCACTTATTATTACCAAGGGATTTCGTGATGCTCTGCGCATCGCTTATCAAAACCGCCCTCGTCTGTTTGACCGCCATATCGTCTTGCCTGAACTCTTGTATGAAAAAGTCGTGGAAGTTGATGAACGCATAGATGCGCACGGCAATGTCTTGCAAGCCCTGGATGAGGCAGCAGTCAAAAAAGAGCTCGCTGCTTTATATAAAGACGGTTACCGCGCACTGGCCATCGTGCTCATGCATGGCTACAGACATACCCAGCATGAAGACATCATAGGCGAACTCGCTGCTAAAGCAGGCTTCACGCAAATTTCGATTTCGAACCAGGTCAGCCCGATGATGAAGCTGATCTCGCGCGGTGACACGACCGTAGTGGATGCCTATCTGTCCCCTATCCTGCGCCGCTATGTTGATCAGGTTGCCAGCAAGATGGATGGCGTGCGCCTGTTCTTCATGCAGAGTAATGGCGGCCTGACAGATGCGCTCCGCTTCCAGGGCAAGGACTCTATTTTGTCTGGCCCGGCAGGCGGCATCGTCGGGATGGTGCGCACCGCCCAGACTGCGGGCTTTGACAAGATCATTGGCTTTGACATGGGTGGTACCTCGACTGACGTGTCCCATTATGCTGGTGAGTTTGAACGCGAATTTGAAACCCAGGTTGCCGGTGTCAGGATGCGGGCGCCAATGATGAGCATACATACCGTTGCTGCCGGTGGTGGTTCCATCCTGCATTTTGATGGTACCCGCTATCGTGTAGGCCCGGACAGTGCAGGTGCCAACCCTGGCCCCACCAGTTACAGGCGCGGTGGGCAACTGGCGGTGACTGATTGCAATGTCATGCTGGGTAAAATCCAGCCAACTTATTTCCCTAAAGTGTTTGGCCCCAAAGCCGACATGTCACTGGACCGTGATGCTGTCGTCGAGAAATTCACAGCCATGGCGGCAGACATAGAAAAAGCCACAGGCATACGTAAATCCCCTGAAGAAGTGGCAGAAGGCTTTATTGAAATTGCCGTCGGCAATATGGCAAATGCCATCAAATTTATCTCTGTGCAGCGTGGCCATGATGTGACTGACTATACCCTGACCACCTTTGGTGGCGCAGGCGGCCAGCATGCATGCCTGGTGGCAGATGCATTGGGCATGACCAAGGTATTTGCTCACCCATTCTCAGGTGTCTTGTCTGCTTACGGCATGGGCCTGGCAGACCAGACTGCCATGCGCGAACTGGCGATGGAATTGCCACTCGCCCCCACCTCCATCCCCGCACTGGAAAAAGAGCTGGCACGCTTGTCCGATGCAGCCAGCAATGATTTGCTGAGTCAGGGTGTCGCACCAGAACACCTCAGCGTCAAGCAACGTGTGCACTTGCGCTATGAGGGAACGGACTCTGTCATCGTGGTGGCCATGCAGGATATTGCCAGCATGATTTATCAGTTTGAATCTGCCTACAAAAAACGTTATTCCTTCCTGATGTCCAACAAGCAGCTCGTCATAGAAGCGATTTCTGTTGAAGCCATAGGTAGCTCTGGTGAAGGCAATGAAAGCGTCGAATACTTGCCGCCGCGAGAAAATAATCAGGCCTTGCAACCAGTGGAAATCGTCAAATTGTTCTCTGGCGGACAATGGCATGACACAGGCTTGTATGGCCGCGATGACATGCGCCCAGGCGACAAGATCAAAGGCCCTGCCATCATCGCAGAAAAAAATGCGACGAACATCATAGAACCTGGCTGGGGCGCAGAAGTCACAGCATTGAACCATTTGGTATTCACCCGCCTGGAAGCACGCCCCAAGCGGCAGGCCATAGGCACCAAAGCTGACCCGGTCATGCTGGAAGTATTCAACAACCTGTTCATGAGCATCGCCGAGCAAATGGGCTTGCGCCTGCAAAATACGGCCTTCTCGGTCAACATCAAGGAGCGTCTGGATTTCTCTTGCGCCCTGTTTGATGCAGAAGGTAACCTGATTGCGAATGCGCCGCATATCCCTGTGCATCTGGGTTCCATGGGCGACAGTATCAAAACCATCATCCGCGCCAATGCTGGCAGCATGCAACCGGGCGATGTGTATATGCTCAATGACCCGTATAACGGCGGCACCCACTTGCCTGACGTTACTGTCATCACACCAGCCTTCAATGCAGAAGGCACCGAGGTCTTGTTCTATGTAGGTTCACGTGGCCACCATGCTGACATAGGTGGTATCACGCCCGGTTCCATGCCCGCAGACAGCACGGTAGTCGAAGAAGAAGGTGTGTTGATCAATAACTTCAAACTGGTCAGCGCTGGCAAGTTCCTGGAAAAAGAAACCATAGCCCTGCTCTCTTCCGGCAAATACCCTTGCCGCAATATCCATCAAAACCTGGCTGACTTCCAGGCGCAGATTGCCGCCAACCAGAAAGGCGTCGATGAATTGCTGAAGATGGTGCAGCACTATGGCCTGGATGTCGTGCAGGCCTATATGGGCCATGTACAGGACAATGCTGAAGAAGCGGTAAGGCGTGTCATCACTGCCCTGCAGGACAGCAGCTATGAATACAAGCTCGACAATGGCGCCATCATCAAGGTTGCCATCCGCGTAGATCATGCATCACGTTCTGCAGAAGTGGATTTCACCGGCACTTCACCGCAACTGAACAATAATTTCAATGCGCCGAGTGCGATTTGCATGGCAGCTGTTTTGTATGTATTCAGGACCTTGATTGACGATGATATTCCACTCAATGCCGGTTGTTTGAAACCGCTGAAAGTCATCATCCCTGAAGGTTCTATGCTGAATCCGCGCTACCCGGCGGCGGTAGTGTCCGGTAATGTGGAAACATCGAGTTGCATCACCAATGCACTGTATGGTGCGCTGGGTGTTGTCGCATCTTCACCTGGCACGATGAATAATTTCACCTTTGGTAATGATGATTACCAATACTATGAAACCATCTCTGGTGGCTCTGGTGCGGGTGAAGGTTTCAATGGTACGGACGTAGTGCAAACCCATATGACGAATTCACGCCTGACTGATCCTGAGATACTGGAATGGCGTTATCCCGTCAGGCTGGAGAGCTATGAAATCAAGCCAGATTCAGGCGGTGCAGGCCGCTGGCATGGCGGTAATGGCGGCGTGCGCAAGATACGCTTCCTGGAAAACATGACGGCTTCGATACTCTCGAATAACCGCGTGTATGCCCCCTTTGGTGCGGCTGGTGGCGCAGCAGGTGCCTGCGGCAAGAACTATGTGATCAGGAATGATGGCAGCACCGAAGAGCTGGGTTTTGTGGCCAGCACCGACATGCAGCCTGGCGACATTTTTGTCATTGAAACCCCTGGTGGTGGCGGTTATGGAAAGGCATAA
- a CDS encoding ABC transporter substrate-binding protein, translating to MRTISHSLLAILLALSCSICFAATFKLASLSYPPYEYIEQGEVKGIAVDIVREAFRLMGHQVSINIYPMRRSLEMIKNGEADGIFTVFKTPEREKYIIYSNEAVLQLTISLWARNDSNINFDGELARLAPYRFGAVRGISYGSRFDEFIKSGVLNVELASDQTSAIRMVLAQRFDILISNHAGAIHEMKKMGLLNDFKVLYPVVQEQETFFGFAKKAHLEPLRDELDQVLKQLKQNGYYDLIYKKYRDVVTPR from the coding sequence ATGCGCACCATTTCCCACTCCCTGCTGGCAATCTTGCTGGCCCTTTCCTGCTCTATTTGTTTTGCCGCCACGTTCAAACTGGCGAGTCTGAGTTATCCCCCCTACGAGTATATAGAACAAGGTGAAGTCAAAGGCATAGCCGTCGATATCGTCAGGGAAGCTTTTCGCCTCATGGGCCATCAGGTCAGCATCAATATCTACCCCATGCGGCGCAGCCTGGAGATGATAAAGAATGGCGAAGCCGACGGTATCTTCACCGTCTTCAAGACTCCTGAACGTGAGAAATACATCATCTACAGCAATGAAGCAGTCTTGCAGCTCACTATCAGCCTGTGGGCCAGGAATGACAGTAATATCAATTTTGACGGAGAACTAGCGCGCCTCGCCCCTTACCGGTTTGGCGCAGTCAGAGGCATCAGCTATGGCAGCAGATTTGATGAATTCATCAAGAGTGGTGTTCTGAATGTGGAACTCGCCAGCGACCAGACCAGCGCTATCAGAATGGTGCTGGCGCAACGCTTCGACATCCTCATCAGCAACCATGCGGGGGCAATACATGAAATGAAGAAGATGGGGCTGCTGAATGATTTCAAGGTGCTTTACCCTGTCGTACAGGAACAGGAAACCTTTTTCGGCTTCGCCAAAAAGGCGCATCTTGAGCCATTAAGGGACGAGCTTGATCAGGTGCTGAAACAACTCAAACAGAATGGCTACTACGATTTGATATACAAAAAATACCGGGATGTCGTGACACCCCGGTAA
- a CDS encoding DUF2946 domain-containing protein — protein sequence MRISSLFRHLTIWLACLALLFNGLLPAMAGGMGAGVPVVIAPGVVEVCSVEGVKLVDAVTGKLIKLVAGKSAQDKQHMAAHCAYCVPHAGLDFVLPGALSSPPEGKLAEAAPLLFYQSPHVLFIWTAAQPRGPPLHLV from the coding sequence ATGCGCATTTCTTCCTTATTCCGGCACCTGACGATATGGCTTGCATGTCTTGCCTTGTTGTTCAATGGTTTGCTGCCTGCCATGGCTGGCGGGATGGGGGCGGGCGTGCCTGTTGTCATCGCGCCTGGGGTGGTCGAGGTTTGTAGTGTCGAGGGTGTCAAGCTGGTTGATGCCGTGACGGGCAAGCTGATCAAGCTGGTTGCGGGCAAGTCTGCGCAAGACAAGCAGCATATGGCGGCGCATTGTGCTTATTGTGTGCCGCATGCAGGGCTTGATTTTGTGTTGCCTGGCGCTTTGTCTAGCCCGCCAGAGGGCAAGTTGGCCGAGGCAGCGCCTTTGTTGTTTTATCAATCTCCCCACGTTTTATTCATCTGGACGGCGGCGCAGCCGCGTGGCCCGCCTCTCCATCTGGTTTGA
- a CDS encoding MarR family winged helix-turn-helix transcriptional regulator: MKTPAETPINMLALENQFCFALYSSSLALTKAYKPMLDALGLTYPQYLVMLVLWEQDDVLVKDIGHALFLDSGTLTPLLKRLEANGMLQRHRDETDERQVRITLTPSGRELRNAALDIPQKILCASGQSKETLMELRSQLSDLRNELLNP; the protein is encoded by the coding sequence ATGAAAACACCCGCAGAAACACCCATCAACATGCTGGCACTGGAAAACCAATTCTGCTTTGCCCTGTATTCGTCGTCCCTGGCGCTGACCAAGGCTTACAAGCCCATGCTCGATGCCTTGGGCCTGACCTATCCGCAATACCTGGTCATGCTGGTCTTGTGGGAGCAGGATGATGTGCTGGTCAAAGACATAGGCCATGCCCTGTTCCTTGACTCAGGCACGCTGACACCTCTGCTGAAGCGCCTGGAAGCCAATGGCATGCTGCAAAGGCATCGTGATGAGACTGACGAGCGCCAGGTAAGGATCACCCTGACGCCATCAGGCAGGGAATTGCGCAATGCCGCCCTCGACATCCCGCAAAAAATCCTCTGTGCCAGTGGGCAAAGCAAAGAGACCCTGATGGAATTGCGCAGCCAGCTCAGTGATTTGCGTAATGAGTTATTAAATCCTTGA
- a CDS encoding SCO family protein: MKRRSVLTLLGSLSLLACSHTPVTFTGIDITGANYANDFHLRGHDGKDYSLASFKGKHLLIFFGFTQCPDICPTALSRAVQIRKLLGDKAEQLQVIFITIDPERDTPELLAQYMKAFDPSFLGLYGDMKETQEVAAAFKVFYQKVPSGSSYTMDHTAISYVFDDKGKIRLALKHEQTAEQCAADLRTLMTA, encoded by the coding sequence ATGAAACGTCGTTCTGTACTGACGCTGCTGGGCAGCCTGTCTTTGCTGGCTTGCAGCCACACGCCTGTGACTTTTACAGGCATTGATATTACGGGTGCCAATTATGCCAATGATTTTCATCTGCGCGGGCATGATGGCAAGGACTACAGCCTTGCCAGTTTCAAGGGTAAGCATCTGCTGATATTTTTTGGTTTTACCCAGTGCCCTGATATTTGCCCAACGGCCCTGAGCCGTGCAGTGCAAATACGCAAATTGCTGGGAGACAAGGCTGAGCAATTGCAGGTTATTTTCATTACCATAGACCCGGAAAGAGATACCCCTGAATTGCTGGCACAATACATGAAAGCATTTGACCCGAGCTTTTTGGGCCTGTATGGCGACATGAAAGAGACGCAGGAAGTGGCCGCAGCTTTCAAGGTGTTTTACCAGAAGGTGCCCAGCGGCAGCTCTTATACCATGGACCATACCGCAATCAGCTATGTGTTTGATGACAAAGGCAAGATACGCCTGGCATTGAAGCATGAACAAACCGCAGAGCAATGTGCAGCAGACTTGCGCACACTGATGACTGCCTGA
- a CDS encoding porin, whose protein sequence is MKKTFLALAVFGAIGAFANSASAQSSVTIYGIVDTGIALERGGSAGSVSKLTSGIGSGSRLGFKGTEDLGGGLSAFFLLESGINVDTGSLGQGGLMFGRQAYVGVKGDFGTLTAGRQYTPEYLTLAFADPFVTGFAGDAANIMPNSGAGSSRMDNTLKYVTPSFDGLTGELAYGFGETAGDTSAGRQLGAAIAYTSGPFAVRLGYHNRNNDTATLKNTDDGKTTLLAATYDFGVAKAHLAYGVNKGLNSSPLRNTANPFGSLIAPTASTDSTDFLLGVTVPFGNNKILASYIRKDDKTVKNQDASQLAVAYIYSLSKRTDLYAAYAKIDNKNGAGYTVGSAIEAGSGDSALHVGIRHSF, encoded by the coding sequence ATGAAAAAGACTTTCCTTGCTTTGGCTGTATTTGGCGCTATTGGCGCCTTTGCCAATTCTGCTTCGGCACAATCTTCTGTCACCATTTACGGCATCGTCGATACCGGCATCGCATTAGAAAGAGGCGGCAGCGCTGGCTCTGTCAGCAAACTGACGAGCGGCATAGGTTCTGGTTCTCGCCTGGGTTTCAAAGGTACCGAAGACCTTGGTGGTGGGCTGTCTGCCTTCTTCCTGCTGGAAAGCGGTATCAATGTCGATACAGGTTCTCTGGGCCAGGGTGGCCTGATGTTTGGACGCCAGGCATACGTCGGCGTCAAAGGCGATTTTGGTACGCTGACAGCTGGTCGCCAATATACGCCAGAATATTTGACACTGGCTTTTGCCGATCCTTTCGTCACCGGTTTTGCAGGCGACGCGGCCAATATCATGCCTAATTCTGGTGCTGGTTCCAGCCGCATGGACAATACCCTGAAATACGTGACACCTTCTTTTGATGGCCTGACTGGTGAGTTAGCTTATGGCTTTGGTGAAACCGCTGGTGACACTTCTGCCGGTCGCCAGCTTGGTGCCGCGATTGCCTATACCTCTGGCCCCTTCGCTGTACGCCTTGGTTACCACAACCGCAATAACGACACAGCCACATTGAAGAATACCGATGATGGCAAAACCACTTTGCTGGCTGCGACTTATGATTTTGGCGTGGCAAAAGCGCATCTGGCATACGGCGTCAACAAGGGCCTTAACAGCTCACCGTTGCGTAATACTGCCAATCCATTTGGCAGCCTGATTGCACCAACTGCATCGACAGATTCCACAGACTTTTTGCTGGGCGTGACTGTGCCATTTGGTAATAACAAGATTTTGGCATCGTATATCCGCAAAGATGACAAGACAGTCAAGAACCAGGATGCCAGCCAGTTGGCGGTGGCCTATATCTATTCATTGTCCAAGCGAACGGATCTGTATGCAGCCTACGCAAAGATAGACAACAAGAATGGTGCTGGCTACACGGTAGGCAGCGCGATTGAAGCAGGCTCTGGTGACAGCGCCCTGCATGTGGGCATACGTCACAGTTTTTAA
- a CDS encoding copper chaperone PCu(A)C: protein MNKINQIMMAVATTVFAISAQAQVTVSDAWVRATVAQQKATGAFMQIKSVKDVRLLEVRSPVAGVAELHKMEMTDNMMKMRPVDGLDLPAGKLVELKPGSYHIMLLDLKAQVKEGDVVPVTLVVEGKDKKRETLEIKAIAKPLNQATQH from the coding sequence ATGAACAAAATCAATCAAATCATGATGGCGGTAGCTACTACTGTATTTGCAATCTCCGCACAGGCGCAGGTCACAGTCAGTGATGCCTGGGTGCGTGCCACGGTTGCGCAGCAAAAGGCGACAGGTGCTTTCATGCAGATCAAGTCCGTCAAGGATGTACGCCTGCTGGAAGTGCGCTCGCCAGTCGCGGGTGTGGCTGAACTCCATAAAATGGAAATGACCGACAATATGATGAAGATGCGTCCCGTCGATGGCCTGGACCTGCCTGCAGGCAAGCTGGTGGAACTCAAACCCGGCTCTTACCACATCATGCTGCTGGATTTGAAGGCACAGGTCAAGGAGGGGGATGTGGTGCCTGTGACCCTGGTTGTAGAAGGCAAGGACAAGAAGCGTGAAACCCTGGAGATCAAGGCTATTGCCAAGCCCCTGAACCAGGCAACACAGCATTGA
- a CDS encoding organic hydroperoxide resistance protein codes for MQVLYTANATATGGRDGRAVSSDNQLSVKLTTPKELGGAGGEGTNPEQLFAAGYSACFIGAMKFVAAAGKIALPADVSINGLVGIGPNGKGGFGLAVTLNVSLPGMDRAAAEALVHKAHEVCPYSNATRGNIEVTLNIL; via the coding sequence ATGCAAGTACTTTACACAGCAAACGCAACAGCAACTGGCGGTCGTGATGGCCGTGCCGTTTCCAGCGACAATCAACTTTCCGTCAAACTGACAACACCAAAAGAACTTGGTGGCGCAGGTGGCGAAGGCACTAATCCTGAGCAATTGTTTGCTGCCGGTTATTCCGCCTGCTTTATCGGCGCGATGAAATTTGTTGCCGCCGCTGGCAAAATCGCCCTGCCAGCAGATGTCTCCATCAATGGTCTGGTGGGCATAGGCCCAAATGGTAAAGGCGGCTTTGGACTGGCGGTGACCCTGAACGTCAGCCTGCCTGGCATGGACCGCGCAGCAGCAGAAGCACTGGTACACAAGGCACATGAAGTTTGCCCCTATTCCAATGCCACACGCGGCAATATCGAAGTGACTTTGAATATCCTGTAA